A DNA window from Mastacembelus armatus chromosome 11, fMasArm1.2, whole genome shotgun sequence contains the following coding sequences:
- the edn1 gene encoding endothelin-1 has product MFCLRRVWKMDLYILISVLSVMYSWILCTALSAAETPTAFTVTQGRHVRTKRCSCATFLDKECVYFCHLDIIWVNTPERVVSYGLGNAPRTRRAVADSMATRSGPRCRCLRENDNTCRNFCRPENYRRYETSPGSAEGDGCAETQCKHKLAAESDRIKRVKASNKKLVPPLVLKAALKTRLLLKNWRVRQHHRTRAWGGESTAS; this is encoded by the exons ATGTTTTGTCTTAGAAGAGTCTGGAAAATGGATTTATACATTTTGATTTCCGTGTTATCAGTTATGTACTCCTGGATTTTGTGCACAG CCCTGTCTGCTGCAGAGACACCCACTGCCTTCACCGTCACCCAGGGGCGCCATGTGCGGACCAAACGTTGCTCTTGTGCCACTTTCCTGGACAAGGAGTGCGTCTACTTCTGCCACCTGGACATCATTTGGGTCAACACACCTGA GCGCGTGGTCTCCTACGGACTGGGCAACGCTCCCAGGACGAGGCGCGCGGTCGCGGACTCCATGGCAACCAGGAGCGGACCTCGCTGTCGGTGTCTCCGTGAAAACGACAACACCTGCAGGAACTTCTGCCGCCCTGAAAACTACCgcag GTATGAGACATCGCCAGGCTCTGCCGAGGGCGATGGTTGCGCTGAGACACAGTGTAAACACAAGCTGGCAGCGGAAAGCGACAGGATTAAAAG GGTGAAGGCCAGCAACAAGAAACTGGTGCCACCTCTAGTGCTCAAAGCAGCACTGAAAACCCGCCTGCTGCTTAAGAACTGGAGGGTGAGACAGCACCACCGGACGAGAGCATGGGGGGGCGAGAGCACGGCCTCCTAA